A single region of the Salvia miltiorrhiza cultivar Shanhuang (shh) chromosome 8, IMPLAD_Smil_shh, whole genome shotgun sequence genome encodes:
- the LOC131001546 gene encoding uncharacterized protein LOC131001546: MKMLMKLPQFWWVGLALHLLFLPIYSQNVHRRVLINDTIEADSASQGLQLVQQANHVVMSNGIVSITISSPGGSVTNITYKGSDNLLLVREEESDRGHWNVVWNEALGGIDHIDNLEGTDFKVILQNENQIEISFTRTWSSAGSLAPLNVDKRYVMLRGSPGFYTYVVLERLKGWPSFRIQEGRIVFKLQENKFRYMAMSDERQRLMPTPEDRKSGEPLAYKEAVLLTNPEFKGEVDDKYMYSCDNKDNKVHGWVSNDTVPIGFWMINPSNEFWTGGPTKQDLTSHIGSSHGGPTVLSMFISRHYIGADIDITFETQDYWKKVFGPNYVYLNSDASALTDPSILWNDAKLRMQKEVADWPYNFISSVEYLKSDQRGSLTGQLLVHDRFVSLQPVPATSAYVGLAPAGAAESWQIESKGYQFWTQTDEKGNFVIKNVIPGTYSLFGWVPGVVGNFKHVSDIKIDAGSSVKAENVVFSPPRNGATLWEIGIPDRSAIEFFIPDPPPRFKIHPYKLPIEKFRQYGLWERYTDLYPKQDLVFTIGTSNYKEDWFFTHVARKVGDIQYEPTTWQIVFDLKTVDQKANYTIQLALAAANAATIQVRFNNQESAPQFDTGLIGHDNALARHGIRGLYHFYSMMVQGAKLVVGQNKLFLTLAEKHGPNQFGPFTNVMYDYIRLEGPPTTHDEL, translated from the exons atgaaaatgttGATGAAGCTGCCACAATTCTGGTGGGTTGGATTGGCTCTGCACCTATTGTTTTTGCCTATTTATTCTCAGAATGTTCACAg ACGAGTGCTCATCAATGATACAATTGAAGCTGATTCGGCATCTCAAGGACTACAACTGGTTCAACAGGCTAACCAT GTTGTAATGAGTAATGGAATAGTTAGCATCACAATTAGCTCACCAGGCGGTTCCGTCACCAATATAACATACAAAGGAAGTGACAATTTGCTTCTAGTTCGAGAAGAGGAATCAGACAGAGG GCATTGGAACGTTGTTTGGAACGAGGCATTAGGAGGTATTGATCATATTGACAA TTTGGAAGGAACAGATTTTAAGGTCATATTGcaaaatgaaaatcaaattGAGATTTCATTTACCAGAACGTGGTCTTCTGCTGGCTCACTCGCTCCCTTAAACGTCGATAAGAG GTACGTGATGCTGCGTGGGTCTCCTGGATTCTATACATATGTTGTACTCGAACGTTTAAAAGGGTGGCCTTCTTTTCGTATACAAGAAGGAAGAATCGTCTTCAAACTTCAAGAAAACAA GTTTCGCTACATGGCTATGTCTGATGAAAGGCAAAGGTTGATGCCAACGCCTGAGGATCGTAAATCTGGCGAACCTCTTGCTTATAAGGAAGCTGTTCTCTTAACTAATCCTGAATTCAAAGGAGAg GTGGATGATAAATACATGTACTCATGCGACAACAAGGATAATAAGGTCCATGGATGGGTTAGCAATGACACAGTGCCAATAGGGTTTTGGATGATAAATCCAAGCAATGAATTTTGGACAGGTGGGCCAACCAAACAAGATCTCACTTCTCATATTGGCAGTTCTCATGGTGGCCCAACTGTGCTTTct ATGTTCATCAGCAGACATTATATTGGGGCGGATATAGATATCACATTTGAAACTCAAGATTACTGGAAAAAAGTTTTTGGCCCTAATTATGTCTATCTCAACTCCGATGCTTCTGCTCTAACAGATCCTTCTATTCTTTGGAACGACGCTAAACTAAGG ATGCAGAAGGAAGTAGCTGATTGGCCATATAATTTCATAAGTTCGGTAGAGTACCTTAAATCCGATCAAAGGGGATCTCTTACTGGTCAATTACTTGTTCATGATCG GTTTGTTAGTCTACAACCTGTGCCGGCAACCTCAGCTTATGTGGGACTGGCTCCGGCGGGAGCCGCTGAGTCATGGCAGATTGAGAGTAAG GGATACCAATTTTGGACACAAACGGACGAGAAAGGAAATTTCGTAATCAAGAATGTGATTCCGGGAACTTATAGCTTGTTTGGATGGGTTCCAGGAGTTGTTGGAAACTTTAAGCATGTTTCTGATATCAAGATCGATGCTGGATCTAGTGTCAAGGCTGAAAATGTTGTGTTCAGTCCCCCAAGGAACGGTGCGACTTTGTGGGAGATCGGAATTCCCGATCGCTCCGCTATCGAATTTTTCATTCCAGATCCTCCTCCAAGATTCAAGATTCATCCGTACAAACTTCCCATTGAAAA ATTCAGGCAATATGGACTTTGGGAACGTTACACGGATCTATATCCAAAACAGGACCTTGTTTTCACAATTGGGACTAGCAATTATAAGGAAGATTGGTTTTTCACACATGTAGCAAG GAAAGTGGGAGATATCCAATATGAACCAACAACATGGCAAATAGTGTTCGACCTCAAGACTGTGGACCAAAAAGCAAACTACACTATCCAATTGGCCCTCGCAGCAGCCAATGCAGCAACTATACAA GTACGTTTCAACAATCAAGAATCAGCTCCACAGTTTGACACGGGGTTGATAGGGCATGACAACGCCTTGGCAAGACATGGGATTCGAGGGTTATACCATTTTTACAGTATGATGGTACAAGGAGCAAAACTTGTTGTGGGACAGAACAAGCTATTCTTAACACTGGCGGAGAAGCATGGACCCAACCAGTTTGGACCATTTACCAACGTCATGTATGACTATATCCGTTTAGAAGGGCCACCAACAACACATGATGAATTGTaa